The genomic segment GATCGCGCCTTCCACCACTTCCCGCACGGCCCGCATCCCGGCCCGGTGTCCCTCCGGGCGCGGCAATCCGCGGGCGGCCGCCCAACGGCCGTTGCCGTCCATGATGATGGCCACGTGCTCCGGCACGGCACCATTCAGACGCACTTCGTCGAGAAGCTGGGACATAGCGGCCGGAGGCCGAGCGTCGCTCGCGAGGCGAGCGCTCAGACCTGCATGATCTCCTTCTCCTTATGCGCCAGCAGCTCGTCCACCTGGCGGACGTGGTCGTCCGTCAGCTTCTGGATCTGGTCGAGCGTGCGATGCGCCTCGTCCTCGCCGATCTCGTGTTCCTTGAGGCGGTTCTTGACCTCGTCGTTCGCCTTGTGGCGCGCGTGCCGGATCGAGACCCGACCTTCTTCGGCCATCTTGTGCAGCAGCTTCACGAACTCCCTGCGCCGCTCCTCGTTGAGGGGCGGGATGGGAATGCGGATGACGGTGCCGTCGTTGGCCGGGTTCAGGCCCAGATCGGCCGACTGGATGGCCTTCTCGATCGCACCGATGATCGAGCGGTCGAACGGCGTCAGCACCAGCATGGTGGCGTCGGGCGTCGACACCGTCGCCACCTGGTTCACGGGCATCTTGGCTCCGTACGCGTCCACCCGCACGGTGTCGAGCAGCGCGGGCGTGGCCTTGCCCGTGCGGACGGTGGCGAACTCCCGACGCAGCGCGTCGAGCGTGTCCTGCATCTGCTGTTCGGCTTCCTTCAGCGTGGGCACGTCGGCTCTCTCTCGGCTCTGGGCGCAGGGGCGCGGTTCACGACACCAGGGTACCGATCCGCTGGCCTCGGACAGCGCGGCCGACGGCGCCACGGTCGTCGAGGTCCAGGACGATGATCGGAAGCCCGTTCTCCTTGCAGAGCGACACCGCCGGTGCGTCCATCACGGCAAGCTCGCGCTGCACCACCTCCTGGAAGGAGATGGTCGGGATGAACTCGGCGCTCGGGTCCTTGGCCGGGTCGGCGGTATAGACGCCCCGGACCTTCGTGGCCTTGATGACCACGTCCGCGTTCATCTCGATGGCGCGCAGCACCGCTGCGGTGTCCGTCGAAAAATAGGGATTCCCGGTCCCGCCGGCGAAGATCACCACGCGCTGCTTCTCCAGATGGCGCAGCGCCCGCCGCCGGATGTACGGCTCGGCGAGCTGATCCATCCGGATGGCGGTCAGGACCCGGGTGTCGACGCCCTTGCGCTCGAGGAGGTCCTGGAGGGCGAGGGCGTTGATGATGGTGGCCAGCATGCCCATGTAGTCGGCCGATACACGGTCCATGCCGCGCTCGGACGCCTGGGAGCCCCGCACGATGTTGCCGCCCCCGATCACGAGGCCGAGGGCGACGCCCATCCCGTGCAGCTCCATCACCTCTTCGGTGAGCTGGTCCACGACCGGCGGGTCGATGCCGAAGCCCTTGTCTCCGGCCAGCGCCTCGCCCGAGAGCTTGAGGAGCACCCGCTGGTACTTCAGAGGCTGACCGTCCATGGTGGGCTCTCCCCGGCCGGTCAGCGCGAGCCGACCTGGAAGCGTGCGAAGCGGGCCACCTCGATCTTCTCGCCGGTCTTGGCGGAGACCTCCGTGATGAGCTGCTCGATGGTCTTGTCCGGATCCTTCACGAAGGGCTGGCTCATCAAGGCGTTGGCTTCGAAGAACTTGCGGATCTTGCCCTCGACGATCTTCTCCTGCACCTGGGGCGGCTTGCCCTCGGCCTTGACCTGCTCGAGGTAGACCTGGCGCTCCCGCTCGACGAGGTCGGCGGGGAGGTCGTCGCTGCTCACCGAGAGCGGGTTGGCCGCCGCGATGTGCGTGGCGAGATCCTTGGCCAGGGCCTTGAAGTCATCCGTGTTGGCCACGAAGTCGGTCTCGCAGTTCACCTCGACGATCACCGCGGTGCGATTGTCGAAGTGGATGTAGGATCCGATCGTGCCCTCGTTGGCGGCCTTGTCGGCGCGCTTGGCGGCCTTGGCCGCGCCCTTCGCGCGCAGCAGGTCGATGGCGGCCTCGATGTCCCCGTTGGTCTCGGCCAACGCCTTCTTGCACTCCATCATCCCCGCTCCGGTGCGGTCCCGGAGAGCCTTCACGTCCTGCGCGGAGATCTGCATCGTCGTCATCTGCTCGGTTTAGGTGTGGCGGTCAGGTGTTCGGCAAAAAAGAAAGGCGGTGGCCATCGACACGAGGTGGGCCGCCGCCTTTCGGTGAAGCTGGACCGGGCAGGGCCCGGAGCGCGCTCGGCGAGCGCCTACTCCTCGCCGGACGGCTCTTCGCCGCCTTCGGAGCCGCCCGCGGGTGCTTCGGCGCCGTCCTCGCCCGTCTTGAGATGCTGGGCGATGACGTCCGGCCGCGGACGACGCCGGCGCCGGACGCGCCGACGCGGGCGTTCCTCGACGTCGGTGGTCTCCCCCGTCTCCGTCGAGTAGGTCGTGGTCTCGAACTCGTCGGTGCGCCGCATCTCCTCGTCGGGCACCTCGCGCCGGGTCGCCTCGATCACGTCGGCGATGGCCTTGCTGATCAGCCCGACCGAACGGATGGCGTCGTCGTTCCCGGGGATCGGGTAGTCGATGAGGTCCGGGTCGGAGTTCGTGTCGGCGATGGCGATGACCGGGATACCCAGCCGCGCCGCTTCGCGGACGGCGATCAGCTCGCGCTTGGCGTCGACCACGAAGATCGCGCCGGGCAACCGACCCATGTCCTTCACGCCGGACAGGTACTTCTCGAGCTTCAGCCGCTCCCGCTCGAGCAGCAGCCGCTCCTTCTTGGTATAGAACTCGAAGCGGTTCTCTTCCTGTCCGCGCTCGAGCTCCCGCAGGCGCCGGATCTGCTTCCGGATGGTCTGGAAGTTCGTCAGCATCCCACCGAGCCAGCGCTCCGTCACCCAGAACGCCCCGGAGCGCGAGGCTTCGGTCTCGATGATGCTGCGGAGCTGCTTCTTGGTGCAGACGAACAGGATCCGCTCGCCCTTCAGCGT from the Gemmatimonadota bacterium genome contains:
- the pyrH gene encoding UMP kinase, whose product is MDGQPLKYQRVLLKLSGEALAGDKGFGIDPPVVDQLTEEVMELHGMGVALGLVIGGGNIVRGSQASERGMDRVSADYMGMLATIINALALQDLLERKGVDTRVLTAIRMDQLAEPYIRRRALRHLEKQRVVIFAGGTGNPYFSTDTAAVLRAIEMNADVVIKATKVRGVYTADPAKDPSAEFIPTISFQEVVQRELAVMDAPAVSLCKENGLPIIVLDLDDRGAVGRAVRGQRIGTLVS
- the tsf gene encoding translation elongation factor Ts, which produces MTTMQISAQDVKALRDRTGAGMMECKKALAETNGDIEAAIDLLRAKGAAKAAKRADKAANEGTIGSYIHFDNRTAVIVEVNCETDFVANTDDFKALAKDLATHIAAANPLSVSSDDLPADLVERERQVYLEQVKAEGKPPQVQEKIVEGKIRKFFEANALMSQPFVKDPDKTIEQLITEVSAKTGEKIEVARFARFQVGSR
- the rpsB gene encoding 30S ribosomal protein S2, with product MEQIGLNEMLEAGVHFGHQTRRWNPKMRKFIFTERHGIHIIDLRKTLDRLHAAQEAVRQVTLKGERILFVCTKKQLRSIIETEASRSGAFWVTERWLGGMLTNFQTIRKQIRRLRELERGQEENRFEFYTKKERLLLERERLKLEKYLSGVKDMGRLPGAIFVVDAKRELIAVREAARLGIPVIAIADTNSDPDLIDYPIPGNDDAIRSVGLISKAIADVIEATRREVPDEEMRRTDEFETTTYSTETGETTDVEERPRRRVRRRRRPRPDVIAQHLKTGEDGAEAPAGGSEGGEEPSGEE
- the frr gene encoding ribosome recycling factor is translated as MQDTLDALRREFATVRTGKATPALLDTVRVDAYGAKMPVNQVATVSTPDATMLVLTPFDRSIIGAIEKAIQSADLGLNPANDGTVIRIPIPPLNEERRREFVKLLHKMAEEGRVSIRHARHKANDEVKNRLKEHEIGEDEAHRTLDQIQKLTDDHVRQVDELLAHKEKEIMQV